Proteins encoded together in one Terriglobus saanensis SP1PR4 window:
- the dnaJ gene encoding molecular chaperone DnaJ: MSSTANMKLDYYEVLSVSRDASDQELKSSYRKLAMQFHPDRNPGDHAAEEKFRQCSEAYQVLSDPEKRAAYDRYGHAGPSSGFGGGGGSPFGGQDVGDIFGDIFGEMFNMGGNSGRRASRAQRGRDLRYDMKLEFADSVFGKEETIKIRRLETCDDCNGTGAAHGKQPQTCAQCKGHGQVRFQQGFFSVARPCPKCGGTGTTITDPCLTCKGETRVMREHEILVKVPAGVEDGTRIRYGGEGEAGKYGGPAGDLYVSLSVEAHAFFEREGDDLHCVIPMSFPQAALGLEIEVPTMDGVTSINIPEGTQSGKRFKLRGRGVPHLNEHGKGDLVVEIRVQTPQKLNKQQRDLLKQLGETMEVQNTPHTRTFLDKMKDIFS; encoded by the coding sequence ATGAGTTCAACGGCAAATATGAAGCTTGACTACTACGAAGTGCTTTCGGTTTCGCGCGACGCCTCCGACCAGGAGCTGAAGTCGTCGTACCGCAAGCTCGCGATGCAGTTCCATCCGGACCGGAATCCCGGCGACCATGCCGCGGAGGAGAAGTTCAGGCAGTGTAGCGAGGCTTACCAGGTGCTCAGCGACCCGGAAAAGCGCGCTGCCTACGATCGCTACGGCCATGCTGGACCGAGCAGCGGCTTCGGCGGCGGTGGAGGCTCGCCCTTTGGCGGACAGGATGTTGGCGACATCTTTGGGGACATCTTTGGCGAGATGTTCAACATGGGTGGCAACAGCGGCCGGCGTGCCTCACGGGCGCAGCGTGGACGCGATCTTCGTTACGACATGAAGCTCGAGTTTGCCGATTCCGTCTTTGGAAAAGAAGAGACGATCAAGATCCGCCGGCTGGAAACCTGCGACGACTGCAATGGAACCGGCGCTGCCCATGGCAAACAGCCGCAGACCTGCGCACAGTGCAAAGGACATGGGCAGGTGCGCTTCCAGCAGGGCTTCTTCTCCGTTGCGCGGCCTTGCCCCAAGTGCGGCGGCACAGGCACAACAATCACCGATCCCTGCCTGACCTGCAAAGGTGAGACACGGGTCATGCGTGAGCACGAGATCCTGGTGAAGGTTCCCGCAGGCGTCGAAGACGGTACACGCATCCGCTACGGTGGCGAAGGCGAAGCTGGAAAGTATGGCGGTCCTGCCGGCGATCTGTACGTCTCGCTGAGCGTGGAGGCGCATGCCTTCTTCGAGCGCGAGGGCGATGACTTGCACTGCGTGATCCCCATGTCATTCCCACAGGCGGCTCTCGGTCTGGAGATCGAAGTACCCACGATGGACGGTGTGACGTCGATCAACATTCCGGAAGGAACGCAGAGCGGCAAGCGGTTCAAGCTGCGTGGCCGTGGCGTGCCTCATCTGAATGAGCACGGCAAGGGCGACCTTGTTGTGGAGATTCGGGTGCAGACGCCGCAGAAACTCAACAAGCAGCAACGGGATCTTCTTAAGCAGCTTGGAGAGACCATGGAAGTACAGAACACGCCGCATACGCGGACGTTCCTGGACAAGATGAAGGACATCTTCAGCTAG
- a CDS encoding RsmE family RNA methyltransferase, with amino-acid sequence MTRRRWIADTWNEERTSASLTGDQASHLARVLRAEPGQIFDVVAGGFLHRAEVVNVGEDAVIFTLHEEMESDAALPVHLYLAVYKFDHLEWAIEKATELGVARITPVLARRTEKHLAQASTKRVERWRRIVLESSKQSRRTEIPVVDDPATLASTLKTCTAGTRILLAETEQENTLAAALKGHAGDIALAVGPEGGWTPEEMALFSTQQWTHATLGPRILRAETACIAALAITSSIL; translated from the coding sequence ATGACACGCCGACGATGGATCGCAGACACATGGAACGAAGAACGGACCTCCGCTTCGCTCACCGGCGATCAGGCATCACACCTTGCACGTGTCCTCCGAGCAGAGCCGGGACAGATTTTTGACGTCGTCGCAGGAGGATTTCTTCATCGCGCCGAAGTCGTTAACGTCGGCGAGGACGCGGTCATCTTCACCCTGCATGAGGAGATGGAGTCGGATGCCGCTCTTCCCGTTCATCTCTACCTCGCCGTCTACAAGTTCGATCATCTGGAATGGGCGATCGAGAAGGCGACCGAACTGGGCGTGGCACGCATCACACCTGTACTCGCCCGGAGAACCGAGAAGCATCTCGCACAGGCATCTACCAAGCGTGTCGAACGCTGGAGACGCATCGTGCTTGAATCCTCGAAGCAGTCACGCCGCACAGAGATCCCAGTCGTGGACGATCCAGCTACGCTCGCCTCTACTCTCAAGACCTGCACAGCGGGCACACGCATCCTGCTTGCGGAGACAGAGCAGGAGAACACACTGGCCGCCGCGCTGAAAGGTCATGCAGGCGACATCGCACTGGCCGTCGGCCCTGAAGGTGGATGGACGCCGGAGGAAATGGCGCTCTTCTCAACGCAGCAATGGACACACGCTACACTCGGGCCGCGCATTCTGCGTGCGGAGACAGCCTGCATTGCTGCATTGGCAATCACCAGTTCGATCCTGTAA